GCTGGTCGCCCTGCTGGGAGATCCGGAACGCCCCGCCGCCGCGCGTGGTCGTGCTCTGAGGGCGTGGACCGCAGTCGCCGCCCCAGCTCTCGACCGAGACGCGGATGTTCATCGGCCCTTCGCGCCACTGGCCCTCGTAGGGACCATCGGCGCGCGCGGGCGTCGCCGCGAGCCAGCTCGGCCCTACGAGCGAGACCAGCCCTGCGAGCCACAGCCATCGACGGGAGGACACCGCCCGCGGGATATCACGAACGGACGGAAACGACGACGCCCGCGTGACTCTCGTCGCGCGGGCGTCGCTCACTCGGCCTCGGAGGGTCTCAGGACCGGATCTTCTTGACCTCTTCGGTCAGCTCCGGGATGGCGTCGAAGAGATCGGCCACGAGGAAGTAGTCCGCCACCTGCGCGATGGGGGCCTCCTTGTCCTTGTTGATGGCCACGATCGTCTTGCTGCCCTTCATGCCGGCGAGGTGCTGGATGGCGCCGCTGATGCCGACCGCGATGTAGAGCTTCGGCGCGACGACCTTGCCGGTCTGACCGACCTGCAGATCGTTGGGCACGTAGCCCGCGTCGCAGGCGGCGCGCGAGGCGCCCATCGCGGCGCCGAGCGCGTCGACGAGGGGCTCGAGCACGTTCTCGAAGTTCTCCGAGCTCTTCAGCGCGCGGCCGCCGGACACGACGACGTCGGCCTCGGTCAGCTCGGGGCGCTCGCTCTTCTGCGTCTCGGCGCCGACGAACTCGATCTTCTCGGCCGCGTCGTCGTCCTCGACGTCCACCGACTCGATCGGGCTCGCGGAGCCCGCCTCCTCGGCCGCCTCGAACTCGGTCTGACGCACGGTCACGACCGCGACGTCGCTCTCCACCGTGCAGAAGCCGAAGATGTTGCCCGCGTACATCGGGCGCCGGTAGACGAGCGAGTCGCCGTCCGCCTCGAACGACGCGATGTCGCTCGCGACGCCCGCGCCGAGCTTGGCCGCGACGCGGGGCAGGAGGTCCTTGCCCGTGGTGCTCGCGGTGGCGGTGACGATGCCGTAGCCGCCGTCCTGCGCCGCCTTGGCGAGGGTAGCGGCGAGCTTCTCGGCCACGTAGCCGCCCTCGACCTCGGCCTTGAGGACCTTGCGCGCGCCGTACTTGGCCGCGCTGTCCGCGGCGGCGTCCGAGCCCTCACCGACGACGATGATGTCGAACGCGCCCCCGGTCGCCTCGGCGGCGTCCTTGGCGAAGCGAACGGCAGAGAGCGTGTTCTTGCGGAGGTCTCCCTCCAGCAGCTCACCCACGACGAGAATGTCAGTCATGATTGCGTCTCCCTTCCGTCCTCAGAGGACCTTGGCATCCTGCTGCAGCTTCTGGACGAGCTCCTGCACGCTCTCCACGTAGGTCACGCTGCCCGAGCGCGCCGGCGGCAGCTCGAACTTCGTGTAGTGGACGAGCGGCTTCTGCTCGACGCCGAGGTCGGCCAGGCTGACCTGGTCGATCGGCTTCTTCTTCGCCTGCATGATGCCCTTGAGCGACGCGTAGCGCGCGCCCTCGTTGTAGCCGTGGTCGGCGGCGGTGACGCCGTTCTTCACGGAGCCCGGCGCGACGATGCGGAGGTCGACGGTGACGACCGCCGGCAGCTGCACCTTCACGTTGAAGACGCCGGTGTCGACCTCGCGGCCCACGTTGAGCGCCTTGCCGTCGTCGGTGACCTCGATGCTCATGGCGAAGGTGGCCATCGGCCAGCCGAGCAGCTCCGCGAGCATCTGCCCGGCGGTGTTGCTGTCGCCGTCGACCGCCTGCTTGCCCATCAGGACCAGGTCGGGCTGCTCCTTCTCGACGAGCTTCGCGAGCGCGTGCGCCACGACGACCGAGTCCAGCTCGCCGTCCTCGGCTGCGACGAGGATGCCCTTGTCGGCGCCCATCGCGAGGGGCTGACGGAGGGTCTGCTGCACGTCGGCGGGGCCGAGCGAGGCGACGATCGTCTCCCCCAGGCTCTCCTTGGTGCCCGCGTTCTCGTTGAGTCGAAGCGCGGCCTCGACCGCATACTCATCGAACGGGTTGACCTTCCACTCGAGGCCTTCGGACGTCACCTGGGTGCCGTCGCCAGAGACCTTCATCTTGTTGGCGTTGTCGGGGTCCGCGACCCGCTTGACGGGGACTAGGATTTTCACGCTGCCTCCCTGCTGAGAAATCGGTCCGGATGCCGTGCGCGGGGCGCGCGGCGGATGTAGGCGGCACGGCCCACACTGTCAATGGCGGCCCTCTTCACGCGTCCTCGCGGACGCCCTCCAAGAACATGCCCTGTAAGAACACGGTGGCGATCTGCGTCGCGGCGCGACGCAGGCTCTCGGGCTTCCCGCCCTTGCTGCTCCCCAGCGCCCAGGTGAGCGCCACTCCGTCGAGCGCACCCCAGAGGGCCCGTGAGACCACGCGCGGCCCGAGATCGGAGCGCACGACGCCCTCGCGCTGTCCCTCCGCGATCACGCCCGCGATCAGCTCGAGATACTCGGTGAACAGGGGCGCCGCGTACTGTTTCAGCAACGTCGAGGACTGACGTAGGTTCACGGTGATGACCTCGGCCAGGTCTCGCTGCCCCTCGAGCAGCCCGAGCTGCAACTCCACCACCCGGCGCAGCTTGTTCTCGAAGCCCTCGGCCTCCTCGATCTCGCGCCGGAGGACCTCGATGAGCTTCGTGATGCGGTCTTCGAAGATCGAGACGAGGACGTGGTCCTTGTTCTCGAAGTACAGGTAAATGGTGCCGTCCGCGACGCCCGCCGCCTTGGCGATCTCGCTCACCCGCGTCGCGTAGAAGCCCTTGCGCGCGAAGACCTGGATCGCGGCGCGCAGGATGCGCTCGCGCTTGTCGTTGGCCCGCTTGGGCTTGCCCTTCGACGCGCCGTCGTTTCCCTCCGAAGCCCCGTCTTCGTCGGGCGCGTGGCTGAATGGGCGTTCATTCTTGGGCACGGAGGCGAGCTACCACGCGGCGTCGGAGGCGTCAACGAGCCGTCTCCGGGCGGGCCACGAGGAACGCGGGCGTCGCGGCGCCGAGCCCGCGCACCGTGGGTTCCGCGTCGACGCTGGGCGCCGCGCGCACGCCCTCGAGGCTGAGCGAGAGCGGGCCGCCCCCGCTCCAGGCTCTCCGCTCGGCCTCTCGCGCGCGGCTCGCGGCGGCGATCTCGGCCCAGCCGTGCGCGATCACCCTGACGGCCCGTGCCGCGTGACCGGGGAGGGCGTCGAGGGCCTCGGGGCTCGCGCGCAGAGCCACCGCCGCCCACGCGCGGCCGTCCGTCGCGCCGCCGTCGATCCACGCGACCCGCAAGCCCGGCTCCGCCGCGAGCGAGCGCCCCACCGCCTCCGCGAACGCGCGGGCGCCGTCGTCCGAGTCGCCAGGCGCCGACCACATCACGACGGCCATCGGCCCGGCCTCGCGCGTCCGCGCGGTCAGCGGGGCCGGCGCCTCGTCCCAAGGCCGCGCGCCAGGCGCCGCGCCGGTCGGCCATCGCCGGGTCAGGCGGGCGAGGTGTTCGGCCCCGCGCCGCGCGTCGAGCGCGCCGACCAGCGCCAGCCGCGCGCGCGCGCCGACGACGTGGCCGTCGTGCCAGCGCCTCACGTCGCCGAGGTGCAGCGCGCTCAGGCTGTCGAGGTCTCCCAGCGGAGCCACCCGCCCCGGGGCGCTGGGCGTGAGCGCCTGCGCGCTCTCCACCGCGAGCGGCCGGCGCGTCGCGTCGGCGAGGGTCGCGGCGCGCGCGTCTTCGAGCGCGTCCGCGGACGGGATCCGCTCCGC
The genomic region above belongs to Sandaracinaceae bacterium and contains:
- a CDS encoding electron transfer flavoprotein subunit alpha/FixB family protein, whose amino-acid sequence is MTDILVVGELLEGDLRKNTLSAVRFAKDAAEATGGAFDIIVVGEGSDAAADSAAKYGARKVLKAEVEGGYVAEKLAATLAKAAQDGGYGIVTATASTTGKDLLPRVAAKLGAGVASDIASFEADGDSLVYRRPMYAGNIFGFCTVESDVAVVTVRQTEFEAAEEAGSASPIESVDVEDDDAAEKIEFVGAETQKSERPELTEADVVVSGGRALKSSENFENVLEPLVDALGAAMGASRAACDAGYVPNDLQVGQTGKVVAPKLYIAVGISGAIQHLAGMKGSKTIVAINKDKEAPIAQVADYFLVADLFDAIPELTEEVKKIRS
- a CDS encoding electron transfer flavoprotein subunit beta/FixA family protein, which encodes MKILVPVKRVADPDNANKMKVSGDGTQVTSEGLEWKVNPFDEYAVEAALRLNENAGTKESLGETIVASLGPADVQQTLRQPLAMGADKGILVAAEDGELDSVVVAHALAKLVEKEQPDLVLMGKQAVDGDSNTAGQMLAELLGWPMATFAMSIEVTDDGKALNVGREVDTGVFNVKVQLPAVVTVDLRIVAPGSVKNGVTAADHGYNEGARYASLKGIMQAKKKPIDQVSLADLGVEQKPLVHYTKFELPPARSGSVTYVESVQELVQKLQQDAKVL
- a CDS encoding TetR/AcrR family transcriptional regulator — translated: MPKNERPFSHAPDEDGASEGNDGASKGKPKRANDKRERILRAAIQVFARKGFYATRVSEIAKAAGVADGTIYLYFENKDHVLVSIFEDRITKLIEVLRREIEEAEGFENKLRRVVELQLGLLEGQRDLAEVITVNLRQSSTLLKQYAAPLFTEYLELIAGVIAEGQREGVVRSDLGPRVVSRALWGALDGVALTWALGSSKGGKPESLRRAATQIATVFLQGMFLEGVREDA